In Microbacterium esteraromaticum, the following proteins share a genomic window:
- a CDS encoding MFS transporter, with amino-acid sequence MSPSSTGMFRSFRNFNYRTWFLGGVISNIGGWMQATAQDWVVLTELTDNDATAMGVTMALQFGPPLVLVSLTGWVADRFDRRRVLLCTQAALMLLAIAVAVLLLTGVMTLPLMFVFAAAFGVANAFDAPARQAFVSDMVSLEDTSNAVALNSAAFNMARLVGPAVGGILIVLLGTGWVFVANAVTFLAMIVALMLIRVHELTPRVKNHSGGGLGEGFRYVWRRPDLLVVFVMVFLIGAFGMNFPIFASTMALEFGRDADGYGVLSSVLAIGSLTGALLAARRDRARVRVLVIAAGGFGVASVISALMPTYWAYGATLMLVGFTIVTMLTTANGYVQTTTDAALRGRVLALYMAVIMGSTPIGAPIAGWIVDTFSARTAIMVGGVAGIVAFGIGIGWMLWSGRLHRSSDRRFQLTLDETRPLSVIRAMDPGSFDDRPTATTPIRLADPRDGED; translated from the coding sequence ATGAGCCCCTCGTCCACGGGCATGTTCCGCTCGTTCCGCAACTTCAACTACCGCACGTGGTTCCTCGGCGGCGTCATCTCGAACATCGGCGGCTGGATGCAGGCCACCGCCCAGGACTGGGTGGTGCTCACCGAGCTCACCGACAACGACGCCACCGCGATGGGCGTCACCATGGCCCTGCAGTTCGGCCCTCCCCTCGTGCTCGTGAGCCTCACCGGCTGGGTGGCCGACCGCTTCGACCGGCGCCGCGTGCTGCTGTGCACGCAGGCCGCCCTGATGCTGCTGGCGATCGCCGTGGCCGTGCTGCTGCTCACCGGGGTCATGACCCTGCCGCTGATGTTCGTCTTCGCGGCCGCGTTCGGTGTCGCGAACGCGTTCGACGCACCCGCACGGCAGGCGTTCGTGTCAGACATGGTGAGCCTGGAAGACACCTCGAACGCCGTCGCCCTGAACTCGGCCGCGTTCAACATGGCACGGCTGGTCGGGCCCGCCGTCGGCGGAATCCTCATCGTTCTGCTCGGCACGGGCTGGGTCTTCGTCGCCAATGCCGTCACGTTCCTCGCCATGATCGTGGCGCTGATGCTCATCCGCGTGCACGAGCTGACTCCGCGAGTGAAGAACCACAGCGGCGGAGGCCTCGGAGAGGGCTTCCGCTACGTGTGGCGTCGTCCCGACCTGCTCGTGGTGTTCGTGATGGTGTTCCTGATCGGCGCGTTCGGCATGAACTTCCCGATCTTCGCATCGACCATGGCGCTCGAGTTCGGCCGCGACGCCGACGGATACGGCGTGCTCAGCTCTGTACTGGCGATCGGGTCGCTGACCGGGGCTCTGCTCGCGGCGCGCCGCGATCGCGCCCGCGTGCGGGTGCTGGTCATCGCGGCGGGAGGGTTCGGCGTGGCATCCGTCATCTCCGCCCTCATGCCCACCTACTGGGCGTACGGCGCGACGCTCATGCTCGTCGGGTTCACGATCGTCACCATGCTGACCACCGCGAACGGGTACGTGCAGACGACGACGGATGCCGCGCTGCGCGGCCGGGTGCTCGCGCTCTACATGGCCGTGATCATGGGATCCACTCCGATCGGCGCTCCGATCGCCGGCTGGATCGTCGATACTTTCTCGGCCCGGACGGCCATCATGGTCGGCGGAGTGGCCGGCATCGTCGCGTTCGGCATCGGGATCGGATGGATGCTGTGGTCGGGCCGCCTGCACCGCAGCAGCGACCGCCGCTTCCAGCTGACGCTCGACGAGACCCGCCCGCTGTCGGTGATCCGCGCGATGGACCCCGGCTCATTCGACGATCGCCCGACCGCCACCACGCCCATCCGACTCGCGGACCCGCGCGACGGCGAGGACTGA
- a CDS encoding Bcr/CflA family efflux MFS transporter, with amino-acid sequence MPQHPRRLMIALGALTAFGPISLDVYLPSLPQLGTDLGASESLTQFTMSACMIGLALGQLLWGPISDRFGRRMPLILAISGFVVTSVLCALAPTIETLIVVRIVQGLCGAAGMVIARAVVHDVFSGAEAVAAYSTLAAVMGVAPVLAPLIGGAVATVSDWRGVFIALAVIGALLLATAASVPETLDRAHRTTGGIGSDVRGLGSALANRGFMLSAVTLGCASVALFTYLQLSPFVLQQQFGLTAQQFALVFAANSIGIMAMAQLDRRLAGRVPGLRLLRWTLTVAIAASVALTLAGMLGSAVPWLLVPLFVAMSTHGVNNPSLTAIALGRIRHSAGSASAVLGTLSMLLGAFVPPLVSMLGVSATIMGATMLASFTVALVLLLCQPRAVKGV; translated from the coding sequence GTGCCGCAGCACCCCCGCCGGCTCATGATCGCGCTCGGCGCGCTCACGGCCTTCGGCCCCATCTCGCTCGACGTGTACCTGCCGTCGCTGCCGCAGCTCGGCACCGACCTCGGCGCCTCGGAGTCGCTCACGCAGTTCACGATGAGCGCGTGCATGATCGGTCTCGCGCTGGGGCAGCTGCTGTGGGGACCGATCAGCGACCGATTCGGCCGTCGGATGCCGCTGATCCTGGCCATCTCCGGGTTCGTCGTCACCTCGGTGCTGTGCGCCCTGGCGCCCACCATCGAGACGCTGATCGTGGTGCGCATCGTGCAGGGCCTGTGCGGCGCCGCCGGCATGGTGATCGCGAGGGCCGTGGTGCATGACGTGTTCTCGGGCGCCGAGGCGGTCGCCGCGTACTCGACGCTCGCGGCCGTCATGGGTGTCGCCCCTGTGCTCGCGCCGCTCATCGGCGGCGCGGTCGCGACCGTGTCCGACTGGCGCGGGGTGTTCATCGCGCTCGCGGTGATCGGCGCTCTGCTGCTCGCCACCGCCGCTTCGGTTCCCGAGACGCTCGATCGCGCGCACCGCACAACGGGCGGCATCGGCAGCGACGTGCGCGGCCTCGGATCGGCGCTCGCGAACCGCGGCTTCATGCTCAGCGCGGTCACTCTCGGATGCGCCTCTGTCGCCCTGTTCACCTACCTGCAGCTGTCTCCCTTCGTGCTGCAGCAGCAGTTCGGTCTGACCGCGCAGCAGTTCGCGCTCGTGTTCGCCGCGAATTCGATCGGCATCATGGCCATGGCGCAGCTCGACCGTCGCCTGGCCGGCCGGGTGCCCGGCCTGCGGCTGCTGCGGTGGACGCTGACCGTCGCCATCGCCGCCTCGGTCGCGCTGACGCTGGCCGGGATGCTCGGATCGGCCGTTCCCTGGCTGCTCGTGCCGCTCTTCGTCGCGATGTCGACCCACGGCGTGAACAACCCGTCGCTGACCGCGATCGCCCTCGGGCGGATCCGGCACAGCGCGGGGTCGGCCTCGGCCGTGCTGGGCACCCTGTCGATGCTGCTCGGCGCGTTCGTGCCGCCGCTCGTGTCGATGCTCGGGGTGTCGGCGACGATCATGGGCGCGACGATGCTGGCATCCTTCACCGTCGCCCTGGTGCTGCTCCTCTGCCAGCCGCGCGCTGTCAAGGGGGTGTGA
- a CDS encoding BCCT family transporter — translation MSGNRDASDPNATATPDAPTAASAREPEVLRWVFWPAAVIVVVFALFALLLPGVAETAFQAIQTSIVNAFNWYYVLIAAFFVAFCLFLGFSRFGDIKLGRDDEEPEFSLMSWFSLLFAAGMGIGLVFYGVSEPLSHYTNPRPGVEGTPAQLAQAALGQTYLHWGVHAWSIYVVIGIALAYAIHRRRRPISIRWTLEPLLGRKVEGAWGHAIDVIALVGTLFGVATSLGLGVLQMSSGLHTAGIADPDETTQVVLILIISVFVLMSVLSGVTKGMKWLSNANLVLAGLLVVYLLAVGPTEFLLRDFVQSIGYYIQNFVGLSFNVSAFQGTEGEQWQSSWTSFYWGWWISWAPFVGIFIARVSKGRTVREFVVGVILVPTLLGILWFAVLGGSALALELAEPGTLTGPEGTVDLQGALFTLLQNVPGSMIVSIGAILLLAIFFITSADSGALVMGMIATGGKPEPKRWIRTFFVAVTALLAIALLLSGGLTALQTAAITIALPFSVVMLLMCWSTVVAFSRERRAYAKAERAQFIDKIGDYYGLEVEAHDATGVFGAQPRWMRRLQRSFGLPVAPADPARATPGALAAESHVDSTPSTQDVDVLIAEDELAGLDDPDVKPQESGPFLKD, via the coding sequence ATGAGCGGAAACCGAGACGCGTCTGATCCGAACGCCACCGCGACACCGGATGCCCCGACCGCGGCGTCTGCGCGCGAGCCAGAGGTGCTGAGGTGGGTCTTCTGGCCCGCCGCCGTCATCGTCGTGGTGTTCGCGCTGTTCGCGCTGCTGCTGCCCGGTGTCGCCGAGACGGCGTTCCAGGCCATCCAGACGAGCATCGTCAACGCGTTCAACTGGTACTACGTGCTGATCGCCGCGTTCTTCGTGGCGTTCTGCCTGTTCCTCGGGTTCAGCCGCTTCGGCGACATCAAGCTCGGCCGCGACGACGAAGAGCCCGAGTTCTCGCTGATGAGCTGGTTCTCGCTGCTCTTCGCGGCCGGAATGGGCATCGGCCTCGTCTTCTACGGCGTGAGCGAGCCGCTCTCGCACTACACGAACCCCCGTCCGGGCGTCGAGGGCACTCCAGCCCAGCTGGCGCAGGCCGCCCTCGGCCAGACCTATCTGCACTGGGGCGTGCACGCCTGGTCGATCTACGTGGTGATCGGCATCGCGCTCGCCTACGCGATCCACCGCCGCCGTCGTCCCATCTCGATCCGGTGGACCCTCGAGCCCCTGCTCGGCAGGAAGGTCGAGGGCGCGTGGGGCCACGCGATCGACGTGATCGCTCTGGTCGGCACGCTGTTCGGCGTCGCCACATCGCTCGGCCTCGGCGTGCTGCAGATGAGCTCGGGGCTGCACACGGCTGGCATCGCCGACCCCGACGAGACGACGCAGGTCGTGCTGATCCTGATCATCTCGGTGTTCGTGCTCATGTCGGTGCTCTCGGGCGTGACCAAGGGCATGAAGTGGCTCTCGAACGCCAACCTCGTGCTCGCCGGGCTGCTGGTCGTCTACCTTCTCGCGGTCGGGCCGACCGAATTCCTGCTGCGCGACTTCGTGCAGTCGATCGGCTACTACATCCAGAACTTCGTCGGCCTGTCGTTCAACGTCAGCGCCTTCCAGGGCACCGAGGGCGAGCAGTGGCAGTCGTCCTGGACCTCGTTCTACTGGGGCTGGTGGATCTCATGGGCACCCTTCGTCGGCATCTTCATCGCCCGGGTCTCGAAGGGCCGCACGGTGCGCGAGTTCGTCGTCGGCGTGATTCTCGTGCCGACGCTGCTCGGCATCCTCTGGTTCGCCGTCCTGGGCGGATCGGCCCTCGCGCTCGAGCTCGCAGAGCCGGGCACCCTGACCGGCCCCGAGGGCACGGTCGACCTGCAGGGAGCCCTGTTCACGCTGCTGCAGAACGTGCCCGGATCGATGATCGTCAGCATCGGCGCGATCCTGCTGCTCGCGATCTTCTTCATCACCTCGGCCGACTCCGGCGCGCTGGTGATGGGCATGATCGCCACCGGCGGCAAGCCGGAGCCCAAGCGCTGGATCCGCACGTTCTTCGTTGCGGTCACGGCACTGCTGGCCATCGCGCTGCTGCTGTCGGGCGGCCTGACCGCGCTGCAGACGGCGGCCATCACGATCGCGCTGCCGTTCAGCGTGGTCATGCTGCTGATGTGCTGGTCGACGGTGGTCGCGTTCAGCCGTGAACGCCGGGCGTACGCCAAAGCCGAGCGCGCGCAGTTCATCGACAAGATCGGCGACTACTACGGGCTCGAGGTCGAGGCGCACGACGCGACCGGAGTGTTCGGCGCGCAGCCCCGGTGGATGCGCCGGCTGCAGCGCTCGTTCGGCCTGCCTGTCGCCCCGGCGGACCCGGCGCGAGCGACGCCGGGAGCGCTGGCGGCCGAGAGCCACGTCGACTCCACGCCGTCGACGCAGGACGTCGACGTGCTGATCGCCGAGGACGAGCTGGCCGGTCTCGACGATCCCGACGTGAAGCCGCAGGAGTCCGGTCCGTTCCTGAAGGACTGA
- a CDS encoding molybdopterin-dependent oxidoreductase, with translation MKGTSRRRGMAALAGIAAAVLGAGAGELLAALFAPSSSPFAVVGGALIDAAPTWAKDTAIAWFGTADKAALLIGIAIVLLALSAAAGIVEVHRRRVGVVALVVMGTAVGVLALTRADAGMLAWLPSVLAGAVAATALRMLVRGASFAGAAAAVAPESVNAPRPGSVRVGDSAPTPGSVPADERAAGTASGSPSISSRRAFLVWAGGTALVGVALAAAGALTKAGSAAVAVARDALRLPRAASPAPVAPSGAELDVAGISPLITPNRDFYRIDTALVVPTVDPAEWRLRIHGMVDHEVTLTWDELLALPLVERAVTLSCVSNPVGGDLVGNAVWLGYPIRELLARAAPHSDADMVLSTSADGFTAGTPLEALTDDRDALLAIGMNGEPLPLAHGFPVRMVVPGLYGYVSATKWVTELEVTRFDRSRAYWTDRGWSAEGPIKLQSRIDVPRGGGGVDAGDAVIAGVAWQPGSGVSGVEVQVDDGPWERAELASALSDDTWVQWRTPWRAEPGDHRIRCRAIAADGTSQTDAIAPPAPDGATGWHTISVTVA, from the coding sequence ATGAAGGGCACTTCACGGCGACGCGGCATGGCTGCGCTCGCGGGCATCGCGGCTGCGGTGCTCGGCGCAGGTGCCGGCGAGCTGCTCGCCGCCCTGTTCGCCCCCTCGTCGAGCCCGTTCGCCGTCGTCGGCGGAGCCCTGATCGACGCGGCACCGACCTGGGCCAAGGACACGGCGATCGCCTGGTTCGGCACGGCAGACAAGGCCGCCCTGCTCATCGGGATCGCGATCGTGCTTCTCGCACTCTCCGCGGCGGCGGGCATCGTCGAGGTGCACCGACGCCGCGTCGGTGTGGTCGCCCTGGTGGTGATGGGCACGGCCGTCGGCGTGCTCGCGCTGACCAGAGCGGATGCCGGGATGCTGGCCTGGCTGCCGTCGGTCCTCGCCGGAGCTGTCGCCGCGACCGCGCTGCGGATGCTGGTGCGCGGCGCCTCGTTCGCCGGTGCGGCGGCGGCGGTGGCGCCCGAATCGGTGAACGCGCCGCGGCCCGGATCGGTGCGCGTGGGCGACTCGGCGCCGACGCCCGGATCGGTGCCGGCGGACGAACGGGCTGCGGGCACGGCATCCGGATCCCCCTCCATCTCCTCGCGACGGGCCTTTCTCGTCTGGGCCGGTGGCACCGCCCTCGTCGGCGTTGCCCTGGCCGCCGCCGGTGCGCTCACCAAGGCCGGCTCGGCGGCGGTCGCCGTCGCCCGCGACGCGCTGCGGCTGCCCCGCGCGGCATCGCCGGCCCCGGTCGCGCCGTCCGGCGCCGAACTCGATGTGGCGGGCATCTCGCCGTTGATCACGCCGAACCGCGACTTCTACCGCATCGACACCGCCCTCGTCGTGCCGACCGTAGATCCTGCCGAGTGGCGGCTGCGCATCCACGGCATGGTCGACCACGAGGTCACGCTCACCTGGGACGAGCTGCTCGCTCTGCCCCTCGTCGAGCGGGCGGTGACGCTGTCGTGCGTGTCGAACCCCGTCGGCGGCGACCTCGTCGGCAACGCCGTGTGGCTCGGGTACCCGATCCGTGAGCTGCTGGCTCGCGCGGCTCCACACTCCGACGCCGACATGGTGCTCTCGACCTCTGCCGACGGCTTCACCGCCGGCACGCCGCTGGAGGCGCTGACCGATGACCGCGACGCCCTGCTCGCGATCGGCATGAACGGCGAGCCCCTTCCGCTCGCACATGGCTTCCCTGTGCGCATGGTCGTGCCGGGTCTGTACGGCTACGTCTCGGCGACGAAGTGGGTGACCGAACTCGAGGTGACGCGCTTCGACCGCTCTCGCGCGTACTGGACCGACCGCGGCTGGTCGGCGGAGGGCCCGATCAAGCTGCAGTCCCGCATCGATGTGCCGCGGGGTGGCGGCGGCGTCGACGCGGGCGACGCGGTGATCGCGGGCGTCGCGTGGCAGCCCGGTTCAGGGGTCTCGGGGGTCGAGGTGCAGGTCGACGACGGCCCGTGGGAGCGCGCCGAGCTGGCATCCGCTCTGTCGGACGACACCTGGGTGCAGTGGCGCACGCCCTGGCGCGCGGAGCCCGGCGATCACCGCATCCGGTGCCGGGCCATCGCCGCCGACGGCACCTCGCAGACAGACGCGATCGCCCCGCCTGCACCCGACGGCGCCACCGGGTGGCACACGATCTCGGTCACCGTCGCCTGA
- the rocD gene encoding ornithine--oxo-acid transaminase — MMSAVEPHVAENYHPLPVVVARGEGVWVTDADGRRYLDLLAAYSAVNFGHRHPAIVDALTSQLGRVTLTSRAFMNDQLEPFAAALAELCGKDLVLPMNTGAEAVETGVKVARAWGYRVKGIAEGRARIVVAAGNFHGRTTTIISFSDDPQARDDFGPYTPGFDTVPYGDADAIAAAITDDTAAVLIEPIQGEGGVIIPPDGYLRRVREICDEKNVLFIADEIQSGLGRVGETFACEREGVVPDLYLLGKALGGGILPVSAVVGDRHVLGVIRAGEHGSTFGGNPLAAAVGHKVVEMLSTGEFQERARRLGAHLGSALEALIGHGVAAVRIAGLWAGVDIDPAYGTGREIAEKLRERGVLVKDTHGQTIRIAPPLVIRATELDWAVEQLRLVLEG, encoded by the coding sequence ATGATGTCCGCGGTCGAGCCGCACGTCGCCGAGAACTACCACCCGCTGCCCGTCGTCGTCGCCCGGGGTGAGGGCGTATGGGTCACGGATGCCGACGGCAGACGCTATCTCGACCTTCTGGCGGCCTACTCGGCGGTGAACTTCGGCCACCGGCATCCGGCGATCGTCGACGCGCTCACGTCGCAGCTCGGCAGGGTGACGCTGACCAGCCGCGCGTTCATGAACGACCAGCTGGAGCCCTTCGCCGCCGCGCTCGCCGAGCTGTGCGGGAAGGATCTCGTGCTGCCCATGAACACGGGCGCCGAGGCAGTCGAGACCGGGGTCAAGGTCGCTCGCGCGTGGGGCTACCGGGTCAAGGGCATCGCCGAGGGCAGAGCGCGGATCGTCGTCGCGGCCGGCAACTTCCACGGCCGCACCACCACGATCATCAGCTTCAGCGACGACCCGCAGGCGCGTGACGACTTCGGGCCGTACACGCCCGGCTTCGACACCGTGCCCTACGGGGATGCCGATGCGATCGCCGCTGCGATCACCGATGACACCGCCGCCGTGCTCATCGAGCCGATCCAGGGGGAAGGTGGCGTGATCATCCCGCCCGACGGCTACCTGCGGCGCGTGCGCGAGATCTGCGACGAGAAGAACGTGCTGTTCATCGCCGACGAGATCCAGTCGGGCCTGGGCCGGGTCGGCGAGACCTTCGCGTGCGAGCGCGAGGGCGTCGTGCCCGATCTGTACCTGCTCGGCAAGGCGCTCGGCGGCGGCATCCTGCCCGTATCGGCGGTCGTCGGCGACCGCCACGTGCTCGGGGTCATCCGAGCAGGGGAGCACGGTTCGACGTTCGGCGGCAACCCGCTCGCGGCGGCCGTCGGCCACAAGGTCGTCGAGATGCTCAGCACCGGCGAGTTCCAGGAGCGCGCCCGCCGGCTCGGCGCGCACCTGGGATCGGCTCTCGAGGCGCTCATCGGTCACGGCGTGGCCGCCGTGCGCATCGCGGGTCTCTGGGCGGGCGTCGACATCGACCCTGCGTACGGCACGGGTCGTGAGATCGCTGAGAAGCTGCGCGAGCGCGGCGTGCTCGTGAAGGACACCCACGGGCAGACGATCCGCATCGCTCCGCCGCTGGTCATCCGCGCGACCGAGCTCGACTGGGCCGTCGAGCAGCTGCGCCTCGTGCTCGAAGGCTGA
- the ddaH gene encoding dimethylargininase, with translation MSTPDTATTIDAPTRTAHHRRYLMCRPEHFTVNYSINPWMEPTKPTDTAKAVEQWQKLHDLYLELGHEVELIEPLAGYPDMVYTANGGFVIGGRAYVPEFYFEQRKGEAPAFADWFRANGFDTVMPEQVNEGEGDFLLVGDVILAGTGFRSVGDSHLEVGEVFGREVVTLNLVDPRFYHLDTALTVLDPVQGVENGGPERANVAYLPAAFDEASQKILAERFPDAIIVSDEDGAVFGLNSASDGYNVIISPRAKGFEKQLRERGYNPITVDLSELLLGGGGIKCCTLELRGA, from the coding sequence ATGTCCACGCCTGACACCGCGACGACGATCGACGCCCCCACCCGCACGGCACACCACCGTCGCTACCTGATGTGCCGTCCCGAGCACTTCACGGTCAACTACTCCATCAACCCGTGGATGGAGCCCACCAAGCCCACCGACACCGCCAAGGCGGTCGAACAGTGGCAGAAGCTGCACGACCTGTACCTCGAGCTGGGCCACGAGGTCGAGCTGATCGAGCCGCTCGCCGGCTACCCCGACATGGTCTACACCGCCAACGGCGGCTTCGTCATCGGCGGCCGTGCGTACGTGCCCGAGTTCTACTTCGAGCAGCGCAAGGGCGAGGCGCCCGCCTTCGCCGACTGGTTCCGCGCCAACGGCTTCGACACCGTCATGCCTGAGCAGGTCAACGAGGGCGAGGGCGACTTCCTGCTCGTCGGCGACGTGATCCTCGCAGGCACCGGCTTCCGCTCAGTCGGTGACAGCCACCTCGAGGTGGGCGAGGTGTTCGGTCGCGAGGTCGTGACGCTGAACCTCGTCGACCCGCGCTTCTATCACCTCGACACCGCCCTCACCGTTCTCGACCCCGTGCAGGGCGTCGAGAACGGCGGCCCCGAGCGTGCCAACGTCGCCTACCTGCCTGCCGCCTTCGACGAGGCGTCGCAGAAGATCCTCGCCGAGCGCTTCCCCGACGCGATCATCGTCAGCGATGAGGACGGCGCCGTCTTCGGCCTGAACTCCGCGAGCGACGGCTACAACGTCATCATCTCGCCGCGGGCGAAGGGCTTCGAGAAGCAGCTGCGCGAGCGCGGCTACAACCCGATCACCGTCGACCTCTCCGAGCTGCTGCTCGGCGGCGGCGGCATCAAGTGCTGCACGCTGGAACTGCGCGGCGCATGA
- a CDS encoding M14 family zinc carboxypeptidase: MKSTPFRSAARLSTKVGCALAGSALVLALSASPALAVGEGPDYNGHETINTSILHTYDSMVAELKAQDAKQAALELEVIGQSVKGRDLYLAKYLSDPANPTILFLTQQHGNEQLTTEGALEVIKHLGSGRMKGVLENINILVLPMLNPDGAMGDVDFPLDDYLAAGDRHLTRYNANNVDINRDHVAKTQPEIQALHGNVLTKYDIDYMIDLHHQGTQSRIDGKLVSGSILYPTTPDVAPDVLEGSKRLGAIVYQNVDATGWGHLGKYVGGTANTIARNGIAAEYGISTLLFEMRGMSDHENPGAVLGQKSNGYLRQQTVLTLESTIRAIASGEIETADISFWDTLAEQRSGSSADE; the protein is encoded by the coding sequence ATGAAAAGCACTCCCTTCCGATCAGCCGCCCGCCTGAGCACGAAAGTCGGCTGCGCCCTGGCCGGCTCGGCTCTCGTCCTCGCCCTGAGCGCATCCCCTGCGCTCGCCGTCGGAGAGGGCCCCGACTACAACGGGCACGAGACGATCAACACGTCGATACTGCACACCTACGACTCGATGGTCGCCGAGCTCAAGGCGCAGGATGCCAAGCAGGCGGCGCTCGAGCTGGAGGTCATCGGACAGTCGGTGAAGGGCCGCGACCTGTACCTCGCGAAGTACCTGTCCGACCCCGCCAACCCCACGATCCTGTTCCTCACACAGCAGCACGGCAACGAGCAGCTCACCACCGAGGGGGCGCTCGAGGTCATCAAGCACCTCGGCAGCGGACGCATGAAGGGTGTTCTCGAGAACATCAACATCCTCGTGCTGCCGATGCTCAACCCCGACGGTGCCATGGGCGACGTCGACTTCCCGCTCGACGACTACCTGGCGGCAGGCGATCGCCATCTGACCAGGTACAACGCGAACAACGTCGACATCAACCGCGACCACGTCGCCAAGACGCAGCCTGAGATCCAGGCACTGCACGGCAATGTGCTGACGAAGTACGACATCGACTACATGATCGACCTGCACCACCAGGGCACGCAGTCGCGTATCGACGGCAAGCTCGTGTCGGGCTCGATCCTGTACCCGACGACTCCTGACGTCGCCCCCGATGTGCTCGAAGGATCGAAGCGCCTCGGCGCGATCGTCTACCAGAACGTCGACGCGACCGGCTGGGGTCACCTCGGCAAGTACGTCGGCGGCACGGCCAACACCATCGCGCGCAACGGCATCGCCGCCGAGTACGGCATCTCGACCCTGCTCTTCGAGATGCGCGGCATGAGCGATCACGAGAACCCCGGTGCCGTGCTCGGGCAGAAGTCGAACGGCTACCTCCGGCAGCAGACGGTCCTCACGCTCGAGAGCACCATCCGGGCGATCGCCAGCGGCGAGATCGAGACGGCTGACATCTCGTTCTGGGACACCCTGGCCGAGCAGCGTTCTGGTTCCAGCGCCGACGAGTGA